acactttcagctagGAGGATGAAAGTTGGGTTGAAAGCTTTTACagcaaatttgtagaattttatcaaattttgagcaaaatttgctttgaaaaattcTATCTTCCCAGCCGTTTGAATatgagttaacacgataaatacaaaaaaaaataggtaaataaaatttgatacacagatggAACATCTATATGGTAGACACCCTTCAATTTCTGAGCTAAATCAAACAGAGTTGAATGTccgtcagtctgtattttcagaagcatgtaactgcgcaatgattgaaatatatcaaatttggtatatggttttgtGACCAAAATTGCagttctctgtcaaattttgaagttaGTCTGTTTggaaaaattatgcttaaaacgCAATTTCGATTTCCGCATACTATTAAGCTCaggccagagattaatcgccaaaacccTCGCCAAAGGTgaatgatattttcagaaaaaaaaaatgctagatattatttagtaattattgcTACGCCAGTGAAGTGCAAGACGTTCTTTGTGTAACccaatgtttacaattttttgcagGATGTGCGGTATAAGTATTTTATAGCAGAGTCTGCGTTTTGGGCAGAAAACTCCCTCTGCTTTTCAATTAGTTttcttatcatttcttttttttttttagtttagtttatttcgTTTAGTTGCTAAGTTTTCATAAATCTAAATCTTAATTGTTTGCTCTTGTCGATTAGAAGATTCCAATGctgtttctattttaaatttgtcttttttacgATCAAAGTTTAATTCTTGTGAAATATTCTGGATAGATGGCGACAGTGTTTGTGATTGAATAGATCGTTCAAGGACGCAAGTacaaagaataacaaaaaaaaaacaccccacTATTATCTATCAGTCCTTCACTTCCAACGGTTATCAGTAACAGTGTTTTTGGCAGGGAATTAAACAGTTGCTTCATGTTTTGCTTTCGTATTCTTGAGTACATTTAGAGCTTACAGAATAATATCCAGTCTCATGGATATTAAGATGAAGGAGTACACATTTCTGTggtttatagaaaattatagttACTGTTGGCATAATAATGGCGAAAATTTGGTCAGTCCAGATTTTACTACCGATGGCTTGGAGGATAATACTGTCTGGAATTTACAACTGTATCCGAGAGGAAACAAAAGTGTAAAAGATTACATTTGTcttttccttcacagaaaaaaagttGGTGATGGTTCGGAAAATTTACGGGTGGAGTATGATCTATCGTTTCTTGGAaaagatgcttcagttcttcacactataaaatatataaatacattcaaaatggAAGACGTTTATGGATGTCGTGAATTCCTGTTAATAAATGATGTACTGCAGCACCAAAAGGCTGATTATTTAGCTCAAGACATTCTTAGTGTGCGCTGCAAGATTCGGAAAGGAGAAGGAAGCATTCACAGTGTTGGACAAAGTACTGCTCGGACACGCATCggaatggaaaaaatttcttttcttcataaattagaaaGCTTCAGTGCACTCGAACCAAATCAGAAGAAAACTCTCCAGCTCCCATCTCGTTCAAAAACAGATTGCATAATTTCTAGCAGTGTATATTTAACTGGTTGTACATGCCATGATGAGAAGATAATGGTGGAAATCAGGCCTGATGTTAGTAGTTATATCCTTTTTAAGCTGAAACTCTATTTGCTAGATGGGTCtggaaataatacaaaatgtggCGAAATCGATAGATTTGATGCTACATTAAAAGACATTCAAAAACTGCCCCTCTCTCTCACTAGACAAAAAATTCTGAGCAGAAAAAGTGAGTTTTTGCCAAATGATGAGCTGTCATTGTTATGCGAATGTACTTTTTCCACTGGAGTGGAGTTAGAAAAAATCGAGGAAATTCGATTTATGCTACCTGTGGCAAacttaaatcagaatttttacaatttgaCAAATAAAGATATCTATAATACAGCTGAAAAACTGTCTGCCTGTTCTAGCGCTCTGAACGATCTGAAAACAATTTACGACAATCAGTGCTTTACAGATGTCGAGCtcaaaactaaaacaaaatcGTTTCCTGCCCACAAACTTGTGCTGTGTGCTAGATCCTCTGTATTCAAAGCCATGTTAACCAGTAACATGATGGAAAAACACACGGACTGCATCAGAGTGGATGATTTAGAAAATGATACAGTACAGCAACTTCTGCTTTTCTTGTACTCCGATGAACTCGAAAATCTGGTGTGGGAATCTGCTGTTAAACTGTACTACGCGGCGGACAAATACGCTGTTGAAAAACTAAAGGTGCTGTGCTCTTCCGTTTTGGTTAACAACATCAGCACAACCACCGCAAGTGAAGTTCTGCTACTTGCAGATAAGCACAATGATTTGGATCTCAAGAATTTCGTAGAAGATTTCATTTTGGAACACGAAGAGGAGATTTTTGCTTCAGACGAATGGGAAAAACTCATAGAAACAGATCCTCAATTAGTTATTAAGACAATGCATTTGAAATACAAGAGGAAAAAAGGaggtaaatgaaataattttggaaaattattgaaaatattgcaatttaaaatatttttataacaatttcttaatgattttaattttttctttaccttTCTTTAATGGgccttgatataaaaatattttcttttataattgtcTCTAGGCAATAGCAGTTATATGCTATTtcacaatacatttattttcaaccaGATTGTGATgtcaaaaacttgaaaattttcgaaaatctttattctaataaaagtaaTGTATAAAATGAAGACGTTGAAAGTAGGTGCTGCTTCGTTACAGTTAATCTTACTACTGATTTTTATGATTTGTTAttgattctttgaaaatataaatgaaaagatattgtgaaacatgaaaataagattggaattctatgcatttttcatgagaaatttatttttgaatataaacaaaatgaatgacATCAACCGATTGTTTTTTATCTGAAGAAAAATTCATCATAAGCTATGaatgttatcaatttatttttccttcatatctgtaaaattataaaaatgtgactttttaaattctattacactaagaatgtgattaaaattatttaaatttatcaacgAAATAATTTTGAGATCTTAAACTAAATTCTAATATTCGGAATTTGGCTTAAAGTGCATTATGGAAAAATATCAATTaccttgaaatttcatttaaattctttctctaaGTCAAGCGTTTATATTTGATTCTATGTTTAAGATGATAGGCATTAATAACAAatacaaattgtatttaatattagtgctaattattatagaataaataataaaaaataatggatttttttatacattaagattaaaaatattcgtgtatttattaatatactcgtgtatattaatagaaaatatttgttatatttgaagATTTCCTTAATTTTGTGCTGCATTATTATTCATGCTTTTCATATTATGTGAGAAAATACCGACGTCCAAAGAAATCCAATGGCAAATTTGGactaaatttctgaaattgtatttataagaagcttattaattatcaattctgtatttattattttctgtcataatattaatttacgaatcagatttatgtaaatttagatttgttattttaaatgttttgataatacTGTGTTGTCTCTGTTGCATGTGAAAGAATTTGCCATGCATTTGctttaattaccattttttattttcttttttatttcgtaCCTTAAAATCTTGATTCTCATATTACACGATAATAGTTTCAAATAAGttttacatatgaaatatataatgattataactaaatttatatatatgtagtcTTATTTCATATTGTTTACTAATATGCgtgtacttaaaaattattttggtttatgTGTGtgtacctttttttattttaaatgttttggtaatatataattactttactGCGTTGTGTCTGTTGTATGTGAAAGAATTTGCCATACATTTGCTttgtcataataatttttttcttgctttaaagTCTTGATTCTGTATTTTCTCATATTGTACGATgacagttttatttgaaattaagatttacatttgaaacatatattgattataataactaaatttatatatctatagttttatttcatattgtttattgatgtgtgtgtgtacattaaaaattattttggttatttCTTCTTTTggttgtgttttaaaattttaattatttcatttttcagaaaatacttttcaCATAACATAAAGCATTTTAAGACAATGCTTTataagtttttcaataattattttgtctATTCAGCGATGCCATATGACTATGATTTTCTGTCTAAATCTAATATCAGTGATGCCACTTCACGAAAGTTCGATACTTACCCAGTTTTTTGTATTATGTCTTTTTGTGATTATCCGTATGCTGTAAACATCatgtttttatagaattaatgttatttatgaatatgtaattattattgaaaGGGCTTCGGTACTTTAGAAGTTAAAgatgttttgcattaaaattcgtttttatt
The window above is part of the Argiope bruennichi chromosome 7, qqArgBrue1.1, whole genome shotgun sequence genome. Proteins encoded here:
- the LOC129975436 gene encoding speckle-type POZ protein-like: MEDVYGCREFLLINDVLQHQKADYLAQDILSVRCKIRKGEGSIHSVGQSTARTRIGMEKISFLHKLESFSALEPNQKKTLQLPSRSKTDCIISSSVYLTGCTCHDEKIMVEIRPDVSSYILFKLKLYLLDGSGNNTKCGEIDRFDATLKDIQKLPLSLTRQKILSRKSEFLPNDELSLLCECTFSTGVELEKIEEIRFMLPVANLNQNFYNLTNKDIYNTAEKLSACSSALNDLKTIYDNQCFTDVELKTKTKSFPAHKLVLCARSSVFKAMLTSNMMEKHTDCIRVDDLENDTVQQLLLFLYSDELENLVWESAVKLYYAADKYAVEKLKVLCSSVLVNNISTTTASEVLLLADKHNDLDLKNFVEDFILEHEEEIFASDEWEKLIETDPQLVIKTMHLKYKRKKGGK